One Vigna unguiculata cultivar IT97K-499-35 chromosome 7, ASM411807v1, whole genome shotgun sequence genomic region harbors:
- the LOC114190531 gene encoding 2-oxoglutarate-dependent dioxygenase AOP3-like, with amino-acid sequence MGSEEQHPMIPVLDFSMEDSKPGSDSWLERCRSVRQALEEHGCFVAVYDKACEELENGVFCSMKELFDLSHETKQRNTYEGSPLKGYVGQLPQIPLHQSMGIDEGTTLEGIQSFAHKMWPKGNHQFCKYIFEYAKVAEELDRMVARMIFESYGLSEYYDSYIGSTSYLLRLLAHTAPEKVEPQLGLVAHTDKSFTTILHQNHVNALMVETRNGAWIHVDFSSTSSFVVMAGDGLMAWSNDRIQSPNHKVVMNGNETRYSLGLFAFSKGILKVPEELIDEEHPVQYKPFHHLGLLNFTYSANMKAYCGV; translated from the exons ATGGGTTCTGAAGAACAACATCCTATGATTCCTGTTCTAGATTTCAGCATGGAAGATTCGAAGCCAGGGAGCGATTCCTGGTTAGAAAGATGCAGAAGTGTGAGGCAAGCACTTGAAGAACATGGATGTTTTGTAGCTGTGTATGATAAAGCTTGTGAAGAGCTCGAAAATGGTGTTTTCTGCTCCATGAAGGAGCTTTTCGATCTCTCACATGAAACCAAACAAAGAAACACATATGAGGGTTCACCATTGAAAGGCTACGTAGGACAACTCCCACAGATTCCCCTCCACCAAAGCATGGGAATAGATGAGGGAACAACCCTAGAGGGAATTCAAAGTTTTGCCCACAAAATGTGGCCAAAAGGCAATCATCAATTTTG taaatatatatttgagtaTGCAAAGGTAGCAGAAGAATTGGATCGTATGGTGGCCAGAATGATATTTGAAAGTTATGGTCTTTCAGAGTACTATGACTCATACATTGGCTCTACAAGTTATCTACTTAGGCTTTTGGCACACACAGCACCAGAAAAGGTTGAGCCTCAACTGGGTCTTGTGGCTCACACAGACAAGAGCTTCACCACAATTCTTCACCAAAATCATGTCAATGCACTCATGGTGGAGACAAGGAATGGTGCCTGGATTCATGTTGATTTCTCTTCAACATCTTCCTTTGTCGTCATGGCTGGTGATGGACTCATG GCTTGGAGCAATGACAGAATACAGTCCCCTAATCATAAGGTTGTGATGAATGGGAATGAAACAAGGTACTCTCTTGGTCTGTTTGCATTCTCCAAAGGAATTCTGAAAGTGCCTGAAGAGCTTATTGATGAAGAACACCCAGTGCAGTATAAGCCCTTTCATCATcttggattgctaaacttcacTTACAGTGCTAATATGAAAGCTTATTGTGGTGTGTGA